The Panicum virgatum strain AP13 chromosome 3N, P.virgatum_v5, whole genome shotgun sequence genome includes the window GCGGTTCCGCCCCTCCGCTGGCCAGCTCAGGCAGAGCAGAGGAGCCACGCGGCCatggaagggagggaggagggaggagagaggaggtggCGTTCGACCGGATCCCgtccgccaccgctgccgccgccgggagcgTCGCCGTACAGCGGGCAGGGGATATGACCGAGGTCGTCCGCGCGCGTGAGCAGTGGGGggctcgccggccaccgccgcctcagccgctccggcgcgccgcgccggaGCCGCGTCACGCGCAGCCACAGAGCGCGTCGCGCGAGGGCTGCTCTGCTGCGCCGCGTCACGCGCGGCCGCAGGGCACGCCGCGCGGGGGCCGCCTGGAAGGGGCCTCCGCCGCCCACCGGGCAGctcgccgtcaccggccgcccacctttgctctgcacgctcgccggccgcgcgctcCGGCCAGCTCGAGCGCGGGAGGCCAGCCGCCGCGGAAGAGGAAGGGCACCGCTGTCCAACCCGCCGCGCCCGCGACTCGATTCCGCTGGCGAGGagtccgccgccgtgcgccataGGAGGGGCGGTGGGAGTCGCCGGCAGAGGGgatggggagggagagagagagcggggGAAGGGGGTGGGCGTGGGCGGAGAGTTctaggagggagagagaggaggggggtgGGGGTTGACATATGAGTCTCGCGGGTAGGTAGATGGGATAGATGTTGTGATATAGAGTATGATAAGTGCGGAAAAATTGAGTGTGGAGGAGAGAATTTCGATGATtaaaatgaaatatttttttatagagaGTGAATTTAGAGTATGATGAGTGCCCCAGCACGTCTCGCTAGTGGGAGTATGGTACACAAAAAATGATCCGATGCCAAGTCGTCCGGCCAGTCGGTGGTTGGACTACGTGTCCTCGAGGTTTTGGTTTCTCGAGAACGACGAGCCCAACTGTCCAAGTATTCGATCGAGCACAGCACAGGACGACCAACTTGGCCTCCAGTCTGTGACTGTCCGGCCATGTCGTCCTGCATCCGCCCAGGTGCACCACACCTAGACCCTGCGGCAGCCACAGCTACGTACTCCTCGGCCTTCAATATCTAGCTGGTGCGATCGCGTCGATCCGCATACACTGCACCGGGGCCTCCCAGATCTTCCTCGTCCGTGCTCACTCCCAGCACGAGCCGAGAGCGATCCAGGTCGATCAGGCTCCGTATCCGTCATCTTGGCCGCTGCGCCATGATCAGATTTGCTTGATTCCATCGAAGCCATTAGAGGCGAGGTAAGCAAGATCACATCTTCTTCTATTTATGTGCATCACTCCCAGTCCCAGCTGCGCTCCATTCTTGAAATAAAAGTTGCAGCCGGCAGGGAGTGAGGAGACCGACCCGATCACTTGGTGTCGGCTGCCGGCGGGCATGGTGCtggagaggcggcggccgggttcccgcgcggccggaggcggaatgcgcggcggcgggaagcTGCAGGCGCAAGgccaggcgcgggcgcgggcgccggcggcgcccgggcAGGGGTACTTCACGGCGGGGCTGGCGGGGCTGTTCCTCTGCCTGACCGCGCTGCTGGTGCTCCTGCCGCTGGTGCTGCccccgctgccaccgccgccgctgccgctgctgctggtgccggTGGGGCTCATGGCCGTCCTGCTCGCGCTGGCGCTCGTGCCGTCCTCCGACGGccggcgcgcgagcggcgcctCGTCGTGCCTGTACTGAAGAACGCGCATGGCACGTGTGCGAGGGAGCTCGTGCTCGTACAGTCGTACATGTAAAAATGTGGGGGGTTCATTTTGGTTTTTTCACTCTTTGGTTAATGGTAGCAATTTATTTCCAGCTTTTGTCTTTTGTGCTCGGTACGTAGGATCCCTCCACTTGTTCATGCTGACTTGCTGAGGGCCTAAGGAGACAGTTTTCACGCTCCATGAGTTGTCACCGAAATTCCCGGTGGATTGAGAGGAACGGGAAACGGGAAAACAACACTTTGAATGCATTTTTACACTGCAGATCAAAAATGTTCCCACGTTCCGGGAGGGGAACGGCGTCCCCGGAACGCGGGGGCGTTCCCGTTCCCCGGTGACTAAGCGTCGGCGTTGCTACAGGATGAAGCATAGGGGGTCTTGTTGTTAGAACTCAGGACAGACTCGCAATCACCATTTACAGTTTAAGTTGGGTGAAAGTGAAAGCGTAAAGGCCACACATGTATATAATTTAGATGCATCATTCCCGTGCTCACGCCAGACGTCCATAGGGCACCAAATGGATGAAATGGTGCAAACCTTTctcaaaaagtttgaattttgcaaTAGAGGAACACCTCTAGTTTTCATTATTGttgatcccccccccccaaaaaaatccATTTTATTGGTTTAGAATGCCATCCAAGATATTACTTTCAAGGAAACACAAGAAGGCTAGCTCGAAGAATCTTTTTGCTTTGTTTTTACTGCTTTTCGTGCTAGGCAATGTGCCAACGTGCTCTAAACAATCTAAACAAATTTGGAGATTGTCGACCATATTTAAGTGAATTGTAAAATTGCAAACCTAGAAATTTATTTGAGGCGCGATGTGGGATCAAATGAGCATCCGTGTGGTTCGAAATGATTGTTTACTCATATTCTCTAATGGTGATACTGAAagccacatatatatatatatatatatatatatatatatatgcaggtTCTTCGAATGCCTTGTTCCAGCTTTCACGTTAGCCATCTAGATATGATTGAGTGGCATGTAAGGAAAATGGCTTCATTAGACCATTTATTATGTTGGTGATTGAGTGGCAACATAGTCAATACGACTAGCAAGTTTAATTTGTCAAGTAAATAATATTAGATCACATAGATAAAAGCACCTAGTAAAgcaagaaacaaagaaagaactTCAAGAATTTGTCATTAGCATaagttattttaaaaaattctaaattaaataaatcaatCTTGATTATAATTGCTTTTGTGCATTTGTGGTGAACTACATAGTGTCTTGtgtgaaaaataattttgaaatgaTTCAAAATTCGAATGAGTTTGAAGCCAATTCTCATAAATCTTTCTTTAACTTGCTAATTTACACCCCCTAAATCCAGATTATTGTTCCTCGGCTTTTGAAACCATGTAACCGTCAAATTCCAACCCTCTCATCCCAcctttgttcaaaaaaaaaaactctcctCCCACCCAACCCCCTGGGCTGACAGCTGTTGTGGCACTTAATTAGACATTGTCAAATGGTTTCAATGGTTATAGCCAGCTGAGTGGTGCAAGGTCAATTAGAAGTAGTATAAAAGTTTAGCACTAAAACAATAATTGGCTCTTAATCCGCACTCCAAAACAAGAAGAGAGGTAGCAACATGAGCCTCGATGGACGTGCCATAAGCTAGCGGTGAAATAATTGATAGCCCTTTGCTTTTTACCATTTCTCTTTCATTATCCCACCATTTCTGTGTCATTATCCCGCCGTTGGACGTGGCTTAAGAGATGTCATTTTACCCAGAATCATCATTATTAATTGTTCAAACACCCGGTTCCCACGCTCATCTTAGCCATCGGATTTGGAATGGACGACACCAAATAAACACAAGATGGCGCGAAACTTCCACCAACATTTAAAACATGACATAGCTGAACACCAAAAATACATGCATGCAAATGATTTAGGACACAACACAAGCAAAAGTAATCGGGGGTACCTCCAATTTTCATCATTGTCATCCTTCAGAGTTGAACATTTATTTCTCCTTAGAATGCCTTCAAACTATTACTGCAATACCATGACATTCTAGGAAACATATGTTATGAAGCAAATAGATTAGTGATCAATTCTGTAATTACtttattaattaaattaatgaCATCATTAGGATGTCACTAAGCACATGAAATGGTCACTCCCGAAGGGGCATATAAAAGGAGTGGCCTAAACCACCAGTCAATAGATCAATCATTCCAATCGGTCTCTCTTTCACTTTCACCGCAACAATATAGACACGGACGCTAGCTCCAACAAGACGACCCAGGTCACTGATTTCTATCTTGCGCATCAT containing:
- the LOC120667466 gene encoding protein AUXIN-REGULATED GENE INVOLVED IN ORGAN SIZE-like; protein product: MVLERRRPGSRAAGGGMRGGGKLQAQGQARARAPAAPGQGYFTAGLAGLFLCLTALLVLLPLVLPPLPPPPLPLLLVPVGLMAVLLALALVPSSDGRRASGASSCLY